In Blattabacterium cuenoti, a single window of DNA contains:
- the trpB gene encoding tryptophan synthase subunit beta — MNFFADKYGYYNDFGGSYVPEMLYNNLDKLTNYYNKTIKTKKFQKLFDNILTNYVGRPTPLFFCKTYSKKYNSKIYLKREDLNHTGSHKINNTIGQALLAKEMGKKQIIAETGAGQHGVATATTCSFMNLECIIFMGAKDIHRQSSNVLKMKALGAKIVPVYSGDQTLKDAVNETIRYWINHPESYYLIGSTVGPHPYPQMVADFQSIISKEIKIQLKSQEGHNIIPNYVIACIGGGSNSAGAFYHFLDNKLITLIGVEAAGMGINTNKNAASINLGTKGVLHGSMTLVLQDKEGQVLPAYSISAGLDYPGVGPMHANLFFKKRVNFLHATDTEALLAGCELMKLEGIIPALESAHALAILKKITLNMNDIVIINLSGRGDKDIHIYEKFIKNKTYYESIK; from the coding sequence ATGAATTTTTTTGCTGATAAATATGGATATTATAATGATTTTGGAGGATCTTATGTCCCTGAAATGCTTTATAATAATTTAGATAAATTAACAAATTATTACAATAAGACTATTAAGACAAAAAAATTTCAAAAATTATTTGACAATATACTGACTAATTATGTAGGTAGACCAACTCCATTATTTTTCTGTAAAACATATTCTAAGAAATATAATTCTAAAATATATTTAAAAAGAGAAGATTTAAATCATACTGGATCCCATAAAATCAATAATACTATAGGACAAGCTTTATTAGCTAAAGAAATGGGTAAAAAACAAATTATAGCTGAAACAGGAGCTGGTCAACATGGAGTAGCTACTGCAACCACTTGTTCTTTTATGAATTTAGAATGCATCATTTTTATGGGCGCAAAAGATATTCATCGTCAATCTAGTAATGTATTAAAAATGAAAGCATTAGGAGCTAAAATAGTGCCAGTATATAGCGGAGATCAAACTTTAAAAGATGCAGTCAACGAAACTATTCGATATTGGATAAATCATCCAGAAAGTTATTATTTAATAGGCTCTACAGTAGGTCCTCATCCATATCCTCAAATGGTAGCAGATTTTCAATCTATTATTAGTAAAGAAATTAAAATACAATTAAAATCACAAGAAGGACATAATATAATACCCAATTATGTCATTGCTTGTATAGGTGGAGGGAGTAATTCTGCAGGTGCTTTTTATCATTTTTTGGATAATAAATTAATTACTCTTATTGGAGTAGAAGCGGCAGGTATGGGTATAAATACTAATAAAAATGCAGCATCTATTAATTTAGGGACTAAAGGAGTTTTACATGGTAGTATGACTTTAGTTTTACAAGATAAAGAAGGGCAAGTGCTACCAGCGTATTCTATATCTGCTGGATTAGATTATCCTGGAGTAGGGCCAATGCATGCTAATCTTTTTTTTAAAAAGAGAGTGAATTTTTTGCATGCTACGGATACAGAAGCTTTATTAGCTGGATGTGAATTAATGAAATTGGAAGGAATTATTCCTGCATTAGAAAGTGCTCATGCTTTAGCTATTTTGAAAAAAATTACATTAAACATGAACGATATTGTGATTATTAACTTATCTGGAAGAGGTGATAAAGATATACACATTTACGAAAAATTTATAAAAAATAAAACGTATTATGAATCTATTAAATAA
- the trpF gene encoding phosphoribosylanthranilate isomerase, with amino-acid sequence MLKIKVCGLKYNILEISKLEIDFMGFIFYPRSPRFIGYNLNLFLPQINKLKVGVFVNENEQTILNKSKEHKLDIIQLHGDESPILCEKLAKNNMTLIKVFHINNSFSFKKTKDYVSLCNYFLFDTKTKYYGGSGKKFVWNKLYDYDLCTYFFLSGGIIMQDIMQITNIFHSHPKMFGIDINSGFEEFPGQKNCALIKHFVKKIKKYK; translated from the coding sequence ATGTTAAAAATAAAAGTATGTGGATTAAAATATAATATTTTAGAAATTTCTAAATTGGAGATTGATTTTATGGGTTTTATTTTTTATCCTAGATCTCCAAGATTTATAGGATATAATTTGAATTTGTTTTTACCACAAATAAATAAACTTAAAGTTGGTGTTTTTGTAAATGAAAATGAACAAACAATTTTAAACAAAAGTAAAGAACATAAATTAGATATTATTCAATTACATGGGGATGAAAGTCCAATATTGTGTGAAAAACTTGCAAAAAATAATATGACTTTAATCAAAGTATTTCATATCAATAATTCTTTTAGTTTTAAAAAAACTAAAGATTATGTATCATTATGTAATTATTTTTTATTTGATACAAAAACGAAATATTATGGAGGTAGTGGCAAAAAATTTGTTTGGAATAAATTATATGATTATGATTTATGTACATATTTTTTTTTAAGTGGAGGTATTATAATGCAAGATATAATGCAAATTACAAATATTTTTCATTCACATCCAAAAATGTTTGGAATTGATATTAATAGTGGATTTGAAGAATTTCCAGGTCAAAAAAATTGTGCATTAATCAAACATTTTGTTAAAAAAATAAAAAAATATAAATAA
- a CDS encoding indole-3-glycerol phosphate synthase TrpC, which translates to MNILDQILFKKKQEIYKKQSCCSINILEKGLFFKKKLISLYDKIENSATGIISEFKRGSPSLGIINKKAKLEKIVQDYEKSGSIAISILTDYNFYGKTQDLITSRKLVNVPLLRKDFIIDEYQIIESKYIGADVILLIANILSKTEIKNFLSLTKDIGLETIIEIFDEIDIEKFIDLDYDIIGINKRNLKTFEINSYDKMIQLSKKLPKKCSFIAESGINNTNDILKLKNQGFKGFLIGTSFMKTKNPGLSCKNLITKLEIELQKNKYKKC; encoded by the coding sequence ATGAACATTTTAGACCAAATTCTTTTTAAGAAAAAACAAGAAATATATAAAAAACAATCTTGTTGTTCTATTAATATACTAGAAAAAGGATTGTTTTTTAAAAAAAAATTAATTTCTTTATACGATAAAATAGAAAATAGTGCCACTGGAATTATTTCAGAATTTAAAAGAGGGTCACCATCATTAGGAATAATAAATAAAAAGGCAAAGTTAGAAAAAATTGTACAAGATTATGAAAAATCTGGATCTATTGCTATTTCTATATTGACAGATTATAATTTTTATGGTAAAACTCAAGATTTAATAACATCTAGAAAATTAGTGAACGTACCATTATTAAGAAAAGATTTTATTATTGATGAATATCAAATTATAGAATCGAAATATATAGGGGCCGATGTAATATTATTAATTGCAAATATTCTTTCTAAAACAGAAATTAAAAATTTTTTATCCTTAACCAAGGATATTGGATTAGAAACAATAATAGAAATTTTTGATGAGATTGATATAGAAAAATTTATAGATTTAGATTATGATATTATTGGTATTAATAAACGAAATTTAAAAACATTTGAAATAAATAGTTATGATAAAATGATTCAATTATCTAAGAAATTACCAAAAAAATGTTCTTTTATAGCAGAAAGTGGAATAAATAATACAAATGATATTTTAAAATTAAAAAATCAAGGATTTAAAGGATTTTTGATAGGGACTAGTTTTATGAAAACAAAAAATCCAGGACTTAGTTGTAAAAATTTGATTACAAAATTAGAAATTGAATTGCAAAAAAATAAATATAAAAAATGTTAA
- the trpD gene encoding anthranilate phosphoribosyltransferase has translation MKIIMHELLKSFFLESKNLTKQEAKKIFLALSNGQINPIQAISIAIMYNCRKPTLEELNGFIEALMDLCLKINLNEFNAVDIVGTGGDGKNTFNISTLTSFIVAASGEKVIKHGNFGFSSKHGSSNILKTLGYQFTNNENTLKKQLELTGFCYLHAPIFHPILKVVSYVRKQFGFRTLFNILSPLLNPGNPKNQLLGVSDLESARLYAYLYQDKNINFSIIHSLDGYDEITLTSDIKCYTSKEERIYTLEELGINKINPIELTGGKNSEENKKIFLKILSGEGTIAQTKVVLWNASFALSLINSDSIQNNYERAKQTLESGKANTILKKFLNI, from the coding sequence ATGAAGATAATAATGCATGAATTACTTAAATCTTTCTTTTTAGAATCAAAAAATTTGACTAAACAAGAAGCAAAAAAAATATTTTTGGCATTATCAAATGGTCAAATTAATCCAATACAAGCTATTTCTATAGCAATTATGTATAATTGCAGGAAACCAACTTTAGAAGAACTTAATGGATTTATAGAGGCATTAATGGATTTGTGTCTAAAAATTAATTTAAATGAGTTTAATGCAGTTGATATAGTAGGAACTGGTGGAGATGGAAAAAATACTTTTAATATATCTACATTGACTTCTTTTATCGTTGCAGCATCTGGAGAAAAAGTAATTAAACATGGCAATTTTGGTTTTTCTTCTAAACATGGATCCTCTAATATTTTAAAAACTTTAGGATATCAGTTTACTAATAATGAAAATACATTAAAAAAACAACTAGAATTAACTGGATTTTGTTATTTACATGCACCAATATTTCATCCAATATTAAAAGTTGTTTCTTATGTAAGAAAACAATTTGGATTTAGAACTTTATTTAATATTTTATCTCCTTTATTAAATCCAGGAAATCCAAAAAATCAATTGTTAGGAGTTAGTGATTTAGAATCAGCAAGACTATATGCATATTTGTATCAAGATAAAAATATAAATTTTTCAATAATTCATAGTTTAGATGGTTATGATGAAATAACATTAACTAGCGATATTAAATGTTATACTTCTAAAGAAGAACGTATTTATACTTTAGAAGAATTAGGTATCAATAAAATTAATCCGATTGAATTAACAGGAGGCAAAAATTCTGAAGAAAATAAAAAAATTTTTTTAAAAATTTTATCTGGGGAAGGTACTATTGCACAAACTAAAGTTGTGTTATGGAATGCATCATTTGCATTGAGTTTAATAAATTCAGATAGTATACAAAATAATTATGAAAGAGCTAAACAAACATTAGAAAGTGGAAAAGCTAATACAATTCTTAAAAAATTTCTAAATATATGA
- a CDS encoding anthranilate synthase component II, whose protein sequence is MYKNKKILILDNYDSFTYNLVYIIKKLTTEPIYVFRNNEIKLSEINSYYKIILSPGPGIPDEANILKPLIKKYASTKSILGICLGQQAIGEVFGATLINTKKVYHGISSNITIIDSKEILFQNIPKTIRVGRYHSWIISEKEFPQELKITAIGNKGEIMALRHKLYDVRGVQFHPESILTPDGEQIIKNWLTINNNEDNNA, encoded by the coding sequence ATGTATAAAAATAAAAAAATATTAATATTGGATAATTATGATTCTTTTACATATAATTTAGTTTATATTATCAAAAAATTAACAACAGAACCTATATATGTATTTAGAAATAATGAAATAAAATTATCAGAAATAAATTCATATTACAAAATTATTCTTTCTCCAGGTCCAGGTATTCCCGATGAAGCTAATATTTTAAAACCATTAATAAAAAAATATGCTTCAACTAAAAGCATTTTAGGAATTTGTTTAGGCCAACAGGCTATTGGAGAAGTATTTGGAGCAACTTTAATTAATACTAAAAAAGTTTATCATGGAATATCTAGTAATATTACTATAATAGATAGTAAAGAAATTTTGTTTCAAAATATACCAAAAACTATTAGGGTTGGTAGATATCATTCTTGGATTATTTCTGAAAAAGAATTTCCTCAAGAATTAAAAATTACAGCTATTGGAAATAAAGGAGAAATTATGGCTTTACGTCATAAATTATATGATGTACGTGGAGTGCAATTTCATCCAGAATCTATTTTAACTCCAGATGGAGAACAAATAATAAAAAATTGGTTGACTATCAATAATAATGAAGATAATAATGCATGA
- a CDS encoding anthranilate synthase component I family protein has protein sequence MFKFNFDTIQKRIFYDSTTPIELYLKLRDIFPKTSLLEITEQPNIVSSIFCINPISEFILEDNIVRILYPNGVNKQIFLKKTLDLPILIDEFFNTFHQNSFHDYNKNSSSYFSNFILSHNYSGFYGYISYDSIQYFENIKFKQKITNNYYDLPKARFTFYGNLIIFYSFYNEMFLIEHEFTNLKKTSNDQLIKILNKKIVSHFTFKTAAESCTSNVTDQEYQDMVSQGIKSCLRGDVFQIVLSRQFQQQFKGDEFNVYRAIRFINPSPYSFYFDYGNYKVFGTSPETQLIIDERYAYIYPIAGTIKRLKNDSQNNKLKIELLNDPKENSEHIMLVDLARNDLSKHSYNVKVDQFKKIQEFSHVFHIISKVSGKLEKHISIIKILGDTFPAGTLSGAPKYKAMELIDQIENQNRGIYGGAIGFFGLNNSYLNTAIIIRSFISKNNVLFFQAGAGIVSDSVEQKELEEVKNKLMALFQAIKLATYINNYRKY, from the coding sequence ATGTTTAAGTTTAACTTTGACACTATACAAAAAAGAATTTTTTATGATAGTACTACTCCTATAGAATTATATCTTAAATTAAGAGATATTTTTCCGAAAACTTCATTATTAGAAATCACTGAACAACCGAATATAGTATCGTCTATTTTTTGTATTAATCCAATTTCTGAATTTATTTTAGAAGATAATATAGTCAGAATATTATATCCCAATGGAGTTAATAAACAGATTTTTTTAAAAAAAACATTAGATTTACCTATTTTAATTGATGAATTTTTTAACACATTTCATCAAAATTCATTTCACGATTACAATAAAAATTCATCTTCATATTTTTCAAATTTTATACTATCACATAATTATTCTGGATTTTATGGTTATATATCTTATGATAGTATTCAATATTTTGAAAATATAAAATTTAAGCAAAAAATTACTAATAATTATTATGATTTACCAAAAGCAAGATTTACTTTTTATGGAAATTTGATTATTTTTTATTCATTTTATAATGAAATGTTTTTGATAGAACATGAATTTACAAATTTAAAGAAAACATCAAATGATCAATTGATCAAAATTTTGAATAAAAAAATTGTTTCACATTTTACGTTTAAAACTGCAGCAGAATCTTGTACATCTAATGTAACTGATCAAGAATACCAAGATATGGTATCTCAAGGAATAAAATCTTGTTTACGTGGAGATGTTTTTCAAATTGTATTATCTAGACAATTTCAACAACAATTTAAAGGAGATGAATTTAATGTATATAGAGCGATTCGATTTATTAATCCATCTCCATATTCATTTTATTTTGATTATGGCAATTATAAAGTATTTGGAACTTCTCCAGAAACACAATTAATTATTGATGAAAGATATGCCTATATTTATCCTATAGCTGGAACTATTAAAAGATTAAAAAATGATAGTCAAAATAATAAATTAAAAATAGAATTATTAAATGATCCTAAAGAAAATTCAGAACATATAATGTTAGTAGATTTAGCCAGAAATGATTTAAGTAAACATTCTTATAATGTAAAAGTAGATCAATTTAAAAAAATACAAGAATTTTCACATGTATTTCATATTATATCCAAAGTCTCTGGAAAATTAGAGAAACATATTTCTATAATCAAAATCCTTGGAGATACTTTTCCAGCTGGAACTCTGTCTGGAGCCCCCAAATATAAAGCTATGGAACTTATTGATCAAATAGAAAATCAAAATAGAGGAATATATGGTGGAGCAATTGGATTTTTTGGATTAAATAATTCATATCTAAATACAGCTATAATAATACGTTCTTTTATAAGTAAAAATAATGTATTATTTTTTCAAGCTGGTGCTGGTATTGTTTCAGATTCAGTAGAACAAAAAGAATTAGAAGAAGTTAAAAATAAATTAATGGCTTTATTTCAAGCAATTAAATTAGCTACATATATAAATAATTATAGAAAATACTAA
- the gcvH gene encoding glycine cleavage system protein GcvH, with protein MKEIIKYSKNHEWIKLIEQESLYAYIGISLFAQKELGDIIYLDIDKKIISDQNIKAGEIFGSIEAVKTVSDLFMPVSGKIIDINNNVLLSPDLVNKDPYNKGWILKIKILDIKEYNKLMSLEEYKQYINK; from the coding sequence ATGAAAGAAATTATAAAATATAGCAAAAATCATGAATGGATTAAATTAATAGAACAAGAATCATTATATGCTTATATTGGTATAAGTTTATTTGCACAAAAAGAATTAGGAGATATAATTTATTTAGATATCGATAAAAAAATTATTTCAGATCAAAATATAAAAGCAGGAGAAATTTTTGGATCCATAGAAGCAGTAAAAACTGTATCTGATCTTTTTATGCCAGTATCTGGAAAAATTATTGATATTAATAATAATGTCTTATTATCTCCTGATTTAGTAAATAAAGATCCTTATAATAAGGGATGGATACTTAAAATTAAAATATTGGATATAAAAGAATATAATAAATTAATGTCTTTAGAAGAATATAAACAATATATTAATAAGTAA
- a CDS encoding heavy metal translocating P-type ATPase has protein sequence MYYNHNNNQDFNYLDDEKIKKQIIDFKEGNITAIRFFIPSIKCISCILYLENLSNIHKYILKSTVTFTSKQLSVIFYNDKFQLSELARFLKNIGYPPYIQINNKIQYNQHKIDRQLIAKLAISFFCFGNIMLLSIPEYLGASIEDAWFVCNRNVFRYVIFCLSIPIIILSIFDHIKYAFLGLKNHLINIDLPISIGILTLFLWSFYEILFDIGYGYFDSLAGFYFFLLISKIIQINTHKKIFLFKDYKQYYPIYVSKINQHGEEEKIILYELKIKDIIIIRNEEIIPADSILVKGIALLDNSFITGESYIIKKKIGDRIYAGSKQKGSSIFVKVIKHIDQSYISLLWNKQVKSNNLLYINSISNKLIQYFTPFILLISIMTGIYWFCIDSSKILQTTISVLIVACPCGISLSAPFIFGNMINFLSKKGFYIKDICIMEKLSTINTLIFDKTGTITDLNKKNIFFIGNKLSFQDKLIISSLLIHSHHPLSQMILTELSIKNIKKYYSVSYFKEIIGMGIRGLINNKIFVKIGSPKFLNLSMNNHQGSTVCISIDSNIIGYFVIKNNYRQGIKQLFKKLTNYDIIILSGDNNQLEKKYLQSILPKKIKIYFNQTPEDKLKYITNTQKIGKIVMMIGDGINDSAALKKSDIGLALSEKITNFFPNCDAFIKSNYLRYLPLFLQLSKISVKLVGCNLLISLFYNLLGFIFAITGKLTPFISAILMPCSSFSVILFSLISTWIISKKFI, from the coding sequence ATGTATTATAATCACAACAATAATCAAGATTTTAATTATTTAGATGATGAAAAAATAAAAAAACAAATTATTGATTTTAAAGAGGGAAATATTACTGCAATTCGTTTTTTTATTCCTTCTATTAAATGTATATCTTGTATTTTATACTTGGAAAATTTATCTAATATTCATAAATATATTTTAAAATCAACTGTTACTTTTACAAGTAAACAATTAAGTGTAATATTTTATAACGATAAATTCCAACTCAGTGAGTTAGCTAGATTTCTAAAAAACATTGGTTATCCACCTTATATTCAAATTAATAATAAAATACAATATAATCAACATAAAATTGATAGACAACTAATAGCGAAACTAGCTATTAGTTTTTTTTGTTTTGGAAATATTATGTTATTATCGATTCCAGAATATTTAGGTGCAAGTATAGAAGATGCATGGTTTGTATGTAATAGAAATGTTTTTCGTTATGTTATATTTTGTCTTTCTATTCCTATAATTATATTATCTATTTTTGATCATATTAAATACGCTTTTTTAGGATTAAAAAATCATTTAATCAATATAGATTTGCCTATTAGTATTGGAATATTAACATTGTTTTTATGGAGTTTTTATGAAATATTGTTTGATATAGGATATGGATATTTTGATAGTCTTGCTGGTTTTTATTTTTTTTTATTAATTAGTAAAATTATCCAAATTAATACTCATAAAAAAATTTTCTTATTTAAAGATTATAAACAATATTATCCAATATATGTGTCTAAAATTAATCAACATGGAGAAGAAGAAAAAATTATACTTTATGAGTTAAAGATCAAAGATATAATTATTATTAGAAATGAAGAAATTATTCCAGCTGATTCGATTTTAGTAAAAGGAATAGCTCTTTTAGATAATAGTTTTATTACAGGAGAATCATATATAATTAAAAAAAAAATAGGAGATCGTATTTATGCCGGATCTAAACAAAAAGGAAGTTCTATTTTTGTAAAAGTTATAAAACATATAGATCAAAGTTATATAAGTTTATTATGGAATAAACAAGTAAAATCTAATAATTTATTATATATAAATTCTATATCTAATAAATTAATACAATATTTTACTCCATTTATTTTACTTATTTCCATTATGACAGGAATTTACTGGTTTTGTATAGATTCATCCAAAATTTTACAAACTACTATTTCAGTATTAATTGTTGCTTGTCCTTGTGGAATATCTCTTTCTGCTCCATTTATATTTGGAAATATGATTAATTTTTTATCTAAAAAAGGTTTTTATATAAAAGATATTTGTATAATGGAAAAATTATCCACAATTAATACTTTGATTTTTGATAAAACTGGAACTATAACAGATTTAAATAAAAAAAATATTTTTTTTATTGGAAACAAATTATCATTTCAAGACAAACTCATTATTTCTTCTTTACTTATCCATTCTCATCATCCTTTAAGTCAAATGATATTAACAGAATTATCTATAAAAAATATTAAAAAGTATTATTCAGTTTCTTATTTTAAAGAAATCATAGGAATGGGAATAAGAGGATTAATTAATAACAAAATATTTGTAAAAATTGGGTCTCCAAAATTTTTAAATTTATCAATGAATAATCATCAAGGTTCTACTGTATGTATTTCTATAGATAGTAATATAATTGGTTATTTTGTAATTAAAAATAATTATAGACAAGGAATTAAACAACTTTTTAAAAAATTAACAAATTATGATATTATTATATTATCTGGTGATAACAATCAATTAGAAAAAAAATATTTACAATCTATTTTACCAAAAAAAATTAAAATTTATTTTAATCAAACTCCAGAAGATAAATTAAAATATATTACTAATACTCAAAAAATTGGAAAAATAGTTATGATGATTGGAGATGGAATTAATGATTCTGCAGCTTTGAAAAAAAGTGATATAGGTTTAGCTTTATCAGAAAAAATTACTAATTTTTTTCCTAACTGTGATGCTTTCATTAAATCTAATTATTTAAGATATCTTCCTCTATTTTTACAATTATCAAAAATATCTGTTAAATTGGTCGGTTGTAATTTATTAATAAGTTTATTTTATAATTTATTAGGATTTATTTTTGCAATAACAGGAAAATTAACTCCTTTTATATCAGCTATTTTAATGCCTTGTAGTTCTTTTTCAGTTATATTATTTTCTTTAATTTCAACTTGGATAATTTCAAAAAAATTTATATAA
- the ccoS gene encoding cbb3-type cytochrome oxidase assembly protein CcoS: MIFASILFSILFLIIFLISLYSGQFDDCESPRIRILINDRKIHKNK, translated from the coding sequence ATGATATTTGCCAGTATTTTATTTAGTATTTTATTTCTTATAATATTTTTAATTAGTCTTTATTCAGGACAATTTGACGATTGTGAATCTCCACGAATAAGAATATTAATAAATGATAGAAAAATACATAAAAACAAATAA